DNA sequence from the Neomonachus schauinslandi chromosome 16, ASM220157v2, whole genome shotgun sequence genome:
TTGTACTGAATGTGGTTCCTACCTGACGCCTGGAGTCAGGGAGACCAGCCTTCCAAACCTCTCTCTTGGGACCTGGGGACCTTATGTGAACCTCCAAGGTGAAAAAGAGAAGCTGAATCAAAAAACACAGGATTCTTACAGCTGTCCTCTCAGGGAGACCTCTAGACCCACAGAAAACCCCAACATCTGGATTATAAGATTAGTCACACAAAAAGCACTGCCCTGTAGTCTATCCTAGGAGGCTTTGGGGCTGCAATGTAAATTAGGCCCAAACCAGAGTGACCGCTAGCCTGTGCCATGATACGATCTATCCCCACTGACGCATACAAAGTTGGGACACCCACCAAGAAACTTGCAGTGACAAATGTGGCAAGGGCCCTGGACAGGTTAGAAAGAACATCGCTCCCTACGACCTGCGTGTTCAGACATGTGGGGGTGTTAGGCTTCTGTGGTATGTTCCTGTGTTCAACACCTGGCTCATTCCCTGCTATCTCCACCTCCACTGTAAGGCCTTTCTCCGGTGTGCACTTTCTGGTGTCGAATGAGGTTAGACCTGcggctgaaggctttcccacattcagtGCACTTGTAAGGTCTAGCTGGGCTGTGAAGTTTCTGGTGGTCAATCAGAGCAGACCTTTGGCTGAAGACTTTGCCGCAGTTGCTGCACTCATGAGGGCTTTCTGTGGTGTGAACTTTTCGGTGCTGAGTAAGTTGTGTGCTCTGGCTGAAGAATTctccacattcactgcactcatagggtttttctccagtatgaacTCTCTGGTGTTGAGTGAGGCCAAAGCTTTGGCTAAAAAGTTTCCCACATTCATTGCACTTGTAAGGCCTTactccagtgtgaactctctggTGCTTGATGAGGGTGGAGCTTTGGCTAAAGagtttcccacattcactgcattcataAGGCTTTTCaccagtgtgaattctctggtgtTTAATGAGGCTGGGACTTTGGTTAAagaatttcccacattcactgcattcataAGGCCTTGTTCCTGTGTGCACTCTCCGGTGTTTAATTAGGTTGGAGTTGGAGGTGAAGAATTTTCCACACTCACTACATTTATAAGGCCGTGCcccagtgtgaattctctgatgttcaCTAAGGCTGGAGCTTTGGCTAAAGaatttcccacagtggctgcactcataaggcctttctccagtgtgaattcgCTGGTGCCGAACAAGCGTGGGTTTGTTACTGAAGGCTTTTCTGCATTCGCTGCATTCATAAGGCCTCTCTCCGGTATGGACTCTCCGGTGCTGAACAAGTATGTGTTTGTAGCTGAAGGTTTTCCCACACTCATtgcactcataaggcctttctccagtgtggaCTCTCTGATGCTGAGCAAGTCTGTATTTGCGACAGAAGGCTTTCCCGCATTCACTGCACTTATAGTGCTTTTGTCCATTGCGAAAAGGCTCTGCACAGCTGGTGTCCTTAGGTGGTGGCCCCTGGCTGTGAATGAGCTGGTGCTGGAGAAGACCTGAGCTCTCAGGGAAGGGCTTCCTTGATGTGTGTGTTACACAGCTCTTTGCGTTCCTTCTGAGGGGTTTGTCTCCACTGTGCTCCTTCTGATGCTGGTGAACGTTCCCCTGTGTCCCACACAGTTTCTGGCCAGGGTTTGTTCCCAGGCACTCAGAAGGTGAATGCAAATCACCTTCTGAGTCCAGGCCACGTTCCTGGGTGTCAGCCTTCTTGGTAGAATTTATCTGTGACCGTCCTACAGAAACGTTCTGCTCAGAAGGTGCTGCCTCATCCTCTGTTCCACGCCCACAACCTGAAAGCAGAGAACAGTGACGAGCTTGGGTAGGAGGCCGCCTACCCTCCCCCTGCCTTGACACCAGGGGATCAAGACAaaaggagctggggtggggtagTTTGAAGGCAAGGGCTGCATCACAGGACTCACCATGCAGAAGAAACATGGATGGGGTGTAccacagggaggaggggctgggtctGCAACTCATATCTTCGGAAATGTGTTCTTGCCAGTGCCTTGGTTATACCAGTGTTCAAGTATTATTTTAAGGGTATGGGTACATACAGACTGTACAACACAGTAAGTGTACGCCAGTGTTGGAGAGCACAGCAGAAGGAGCAATGATCAGTGGCGACCCCAATGAAGGGTAGAAGACAGGGGAGGGATATACTCCTAGGTCTCTTTTGAGAGGAAAAATGACAAGTGGGCAAAATGTCAAAAAAGGGGAGAAGCCTCTGACCTTGGCACCAAACAGTGTTTGAGCCCAGGACACGACATGTTCCTGATAGGATTCCCAGCTCTGTATCACATCCTCCCCCAGTTGGAGTCATGCCCACTTTGTCATGTTATGTGGTGTTCTCCCAGTTCCAGTTGGACAACATGGGATCTAGAAGATGCAAGCCTTTAAGGGAAAGACAGGACAGGTAAGTGGGCAGCACTGGTCCAGGGCAGCCAATCCCAAAACCACCTcaggaaacaaaaatatcctGGAAATTGTTACTGAAAGAGCTTCAGAACTGGGGGTTGGTTGGTGAGCTCTTTGTGAAAGCAGGTGTCGTATATATGCCCCAGCGTCAGCagccagaaagaagaggaaagacagatTAGCCCAGGACACTGGGGTTGGTGTGAGGGGCCTTACCCAGTGACGCAACAAGTGCAAAGACCTCCAGCATCACATCACGGTACAGttgtctctgagcctcattaAGAAGCCTCCATTCCTCCTGGGAAAAGTACACAGCCACTTCCTCAAAGGTCACAGAGCCCTGGGATGAAGGGGACAGTTATGTCCGTAAGCAGCCTCTCTCTGCAGGACCCCAAAACTACCCCGAACCCCAGCCCACATTCACTCCCATCCCTGCTCCTTATCTGCCCTAGCTCTCCAGCTTAAGCAGTGGTACCCAGTTTCAACAAAGAGGCAGGTGGTCAGAGTGATGCCTTCTGAGCTCTGGGCCTCAGATGCAGGACCCCCATCCTTTTCCTGCAAGACATATGTGAGTCCCCCAGGATCATGCCTCCCAGACATAACCATGTTGGGCCTAGCATTCTCTCAAACTCCTACTCATTGGACCATACCTCCATCATACATCTGATCCCCACCACCAGTTAGCCCATAAAACTGACTTCTGTCTGTGTGTGGCATCTAGGAAGTGCATGCCAAGTGCAGTAATAAATCCCAACCTCCAATGGCCTCCAGCCCTGCAAAGAAGGGGCTTCTCCACCTGACCTTGTTCCTGGCTTAGACCACATGCAGATCTAAATACCCTTGGTCACATTCTGCCTCTACACTGCACATTTTGTGTGTCTTGCCACTTTACCAGGTATAATCCAGGTCCCAGTAACACACTTTTTATGCAAGCTATCTTACGACTTCCTGACAGAACCACCACAAAAGCCTGGTTGGGTGAGGGCCTAGAAGGGTGATTAAGTACCAGTCTGACCATTATTGCTCTGGTCTCAGGTTCACTCCTCTGAAAATCTGGCTACCTGTTGGACTTTCCCCTCCCCATACCTCCCTCTGCATTTCCGATTACTGCTATTCTGTCTTGTCCATCTCCGTGCCATCCATCCTCCACAGCTCTCCTCCCTTGTCCCCCAATGGCAACGCCACTGTAACCTGAACATGCCTCCTTCTATATGAGATCCAGAGTTCTAGATCTCTATCGTGGGACACACAACAGATGCCACAGTGTGGACATCTTGAGAAATGCAGGACCAGCTGTCCATTTGTCACCTATACTTGGGAATCTCTGAAACATTTGAGACTCAACATGGCCAAATCCTAATACCTTGATATTCTCACCAAAAACCATGGAGCCATCTGTGACCTGGTCAgccctactttaaaaacaaattcaggggcacctgggtgaacTCAGcaggttaggcatctgccttgagctcaggtcatgatccaagaatgctggcatcaggctccctgctcactggggagtctgcttctccctttgaccctccccgctcttgtgctctctcttgcaaataaatctttaaacaaatccagggcacctgggtggcttagttggttaagtatcagccttcagcttgggtcatgatctcagggtcctggcattgggctccctgctcagcaggggagtctgcttctccccctccttctgcttgtgtgttctcttgctcactctctctcaaataaagaaatcttaaaaacccaaaagacaaatcCAGAAGCCAAACAGTCTTCTACCTCCACATCTACCACTTTAGCCCAGCTACCAATCCTGATCTAGCCTCGTTTAATGATCTCcttgtctccctcttccccagtCTGTAGTGTACTCTATCACCAAGGGCAGCTTCTCAAGACCCGAGCCAGAttcagttttctcctcttctccagaACTGTTTGACTGCTACCATCACTCTCAGAACAGAACCCTGACTTGGCTCCCGGCCCTCTGTTCTCAACAGACATATGAGACCTAGAACACTCCCATCTCAGTCTCACCTCCAAGCCCAAGGCTTTGTACATACTGATACCTAAGACACCTTTCACACCTCACCCCGTTGCTTGCCAAAAGTGGGCACCTCTCTCCATATAACGTCTGACCCGGGCTTAGGGGCTTATCTAGAGTGTCGAGACACCAAGGGCAGGAAGAGTGGCAGCAAAAGAGTTCCAGGACACCTGACACTCACCGGTGCAGGGTCCATAAGTGCTTCTGCTGAAAGCAGAACCTGCAGGAAGAGCAGGGCCATGTTAGTTTAATTCCCATGAGGGATACAAAGTGAAACACGTAATGTTATTTCACATAAAGATGAAAGCTGAAGGGGATAAAGAAAGCATTTATACAAGAAAGTAGAAAGTGTGGAGTTATGCCAAAAGCATGTGTGCATCCTCAGA
Encoded proteins:
- the LOC110573656 gene encoding zinc finger protein OZF-like; its protein translation is MSCRPSPSSLWYTPSMFLLHGCGRGTEDEAAPSEQNVSVGRSQINSTKKADTQERGLDSEGDLHSPSECLGTNPGQKLCGTQGNVHQHQKEHSGDKPLRRNAKSCVTHTSRKPFPESSGLLQHQLIHSQGPPPKDTSCAEPFRNGQKHYKCSECGKAFCRKYRLAQHQRVHTGERPYECNECGKTFSYKHILVQHRRVHTGERPYECSECRKAFSNKPTLVRHQRIHTGERPYECSHCGKFFSQSSSLSEHQRIHTGARPYKCSECGKFFTSNSNLIKHRRVHTGTRPYECSECGKFFNQSPSLIKHQRIHTGEKPYECSECGKLFSQSSTLIKHQRVHTGVRPYKCNECGKLFSQSFGLTQHQRVHTGEKPYECSECGEFFSQSTQLTQHRKVHTTESPHECSNCGKVFSQRSALIDHQKLHSPARPYKCTECGKAFSRRSNLIRHQKVHTGERPYSGGGDSRE